A region of Chitinophaga horti DNA encodes the following proteins:
- a CDS encoding TonB-dependent receptor — MLYARVLAICLLIISPFKLFANEEPGQDNTLSGTVTDKNNQGPLPGATIYFPDLKLGAVADAQGNYSVKHLPQGRFLVEVRYIGHAAITEQVVINGNTSRNFVLGMSVTEQNEVVVTGVNVATLLRQNPTPISIVRKDFLDRTVSSNLVDAIAQLPGVSQVGTGPAISKPVIRGLGYNRVVVVNDEVRQEGQQWGDEHGLEVDDYNVNKIEILKGPASLMYGSDALAGVVNIISDIPVPAGTIRGGIDANYQSNNGLFGYHANIAGNQNGFSWKLYGTQKLAHDYKNKYDDYVLNSKFRNTNYGAGIGLNKSWGYSRLSFSSYSLEPGLVEGERDEDGRFIKPINDNGTAEEVAATNSDFKSYHPLFPKQKIDHQKLIWDNSLYFRNGSRISVNLGYQVNKRREYEDVLAPDDVALYFKLKTFNYGIKYFLADMNGWQTTFGVNGMQQQNSNHGAEFLIPSYNLFDAGVFALTRKNFGKLTVAGGLRFDYRTITSDALYLDDEEKPVPSPVTGGITRFNAFERDFANVSGSVGLSYAPIEQLTLKLNVARGFRAPNIAELSANGVHEGTIRYEYGNTGLDAEVSTQIDAGVELNTEHISFGVNAFYNNISNYIYSRKLLGADGTDSIPVAENEDGYAAFQYQQGRAFLYGGEVSIDIHPHPIHWLHFGNSLSWVEGRLANGSDSTKYLPAIPPLRWLSELRGDFRKNGKGVRNVYAKVQLDKFLDQKNVFSAYNTETVTGGYALLNAGIGAEFVNKKNRTLFALHIAANNLTDEAYQNHLNRLKYAGENVVTGRTGVYGMGRNFSVKLSVPLEFR; from the coding sequence ATGCTATACGCTCGCGTGCTGGCTATTTGCCTGCTCATTATTTCGCCTTTTAAATTATTCGCTAACGAGGAACCTGGGCAGGATAATACCCTTTCCGGCACTGTTACCGACAAAAACAACCAGGGGCCATTACCCGGTGCCACCATTTATTTTCCTGATCTCAAACTCGGCGCTGTTGCTGACGCCCAGGGTAATTACTCCGTTAAACACCTGCCGCAGGGCCGTTTCCTGGTAGAGGTGCGTTATATCGGACACGCTGCTATTACCGAGCAGGTGGTCATCAATGGTAACACCAGCCGCAACTTCGTACTCGGCATGTCCGTAACGGAACAGAACGAAGTAGTGGTAACGGGTGTGAACGTGGCGACTTTACTCCGCCAGAACCCAACGCCCATCAGTATTGTGCGTAAAGACTTTTTGGACCGTACCGTTTCTTCCAACCTGGTAGATGCGATTGCGCAGTTGCCGGGCGTGAGCCAGGTAGGTACCGGCCCGGCTATTTCCAAACCAGTGATCCGCGGTCTCGGCTATAACCGCGTAGTAGTCGTAAACGACGAAGTACGCCAGGAAGGCCAGCAGTGGGGGGACGAACATGGTTTGGAAGTAGACGACTACAACGTCAATAAAATTGAGATTCTGAAAGGACCGGCGTCGTTGATGTATGGCTCCGATGCGTTGGCCGGCGTGGTGAATATCATTTCAGATATTCCCGTTCCTGCGGGCACCATTCGTGGTGGCATTGATGCAAATTACCAGAGCAACAACGGCCTGTTCGGTTATCATGCCAACATTGCGGGCAACCAGAATGGTTTCAGCTGGAAGTTGTATGGTACGCAGAAACTGGCGCACGATTATAAAAACAAGTATGACGATTATGTGCTGAACTCTAAGTTCCGTAACACGAACTATGGCGCAGGTATCGGGTTGAATAAAAGCTGGGGGTATTCACGCCTGTCGTTCTCTTCGTATAGCCTCGAACCCGGACTGGTGGAAGGGGAACGTGATGAGGACGGGCGGTTCATTAAACCGATTAACGATAACGGAACAGCAGAAGAAGTAGCTGCGACGAACAGCGACTTCAAATCATATCATCCCCTCTTTCCGAAGCAAAAAATAGATCACCAGAAGCTGATATGGGATAACAGCCTGTACTTCCGCAACGGTAGCAGGATCAGCGTAAACCTCGGCTACCAGGTGAACAAACGCCGCGAGTACGAAGATGTTTTAGCGCCGGACGACGTGGCTTTATACTTCAAATTAAAAACGTTTAACTACGGCATAAAATATTTCCTGGCCGATATGAACGGCTGGCAAACTACGTTCGGCGTAAACGGTATGCAGCAGCAAAACAGCAATCATGGCGCGGAGTTCCTGATTCCATCCTATAACCTGTTTGATGCCGGCGTGTTCGCGCTCACCCGCAAAAACTTCGGTAAACTGACCGTAGCCGGTGGTTTACGATTCGATTACCGCACCATCACGTCCGACGCATTGTATCTGGATGATGAAGAGAAGCCCGTGCCTTCGCCCGTAACCGGTGGTATTACCCGCTTCAACGCATTCGAGCGCGATTTTGCGAATGTATCCGGTAGTGTGGGGTTAAGTTATGCGCCGATAGAACAGCTCACCCTCAAGCTGAACGTAGCCCGTGGTTTCAGGGCACCGAACATCGCGGAATTGTCGGCCAACGGTGTGCACGAAGGAACGATCCGTTATGAGTACGGCAACACCGGTCTGGATGCAGAAGTAAGTACGCAGATAGATGCCGGTGTGGAGTTGAATACCGAACATATCAGCTTTGGTGTAAACGCCTTCTATAATAATATCAGCAACTACATTTACTCCCGCAAGCTGTTGGGGGCAGATGGTACCGATTCCATTCCTGTAGCGGAAAACGAAGACGGTTATGCCGCATTTCAATACCAGCAGGGCCGCGCGTTTCTGTATGGCGGTGAAGTATCCATCGATATTCACCCGCATCCTATCCATTGGCTGCACTTCGGTAACTCTCTTTCCTGGGTAGAAGGTCGCCTGGCTAACGGTAGTGATTCTACGAAGTACCTGCCTGCCATTCCACCATTACGCTGGCTCTCCGAATTAAGGGGCGACTTCCGTAAGAATGGTAAAGGCGTACGTAATGTGTACGCAAAGGTGCAACTAGATAAGTTTTTGGATCAGAAAAATGTGTTCAGCGCTTATAATACGGAAACCGTCACCGGTGGTTATGCCTTGCTGAATGCAGGCATTGGCGCGGAGTTCGTGAACAAGAAGAACAGGACATTGTTTGCCTTGCACATAGCCGCTAATAACCTTACTGATGAAGCCTATCAGAACCACCTCAACCGCCTGAAATACGCGGGGGAGAACGTGGTGACGGGGCGTACGGGCGTGTACGGAATGGGACGTAATTTCAGTGTAAAGCTGTCGGTACCCCTGGAGTTCAGATAG
- a CDS encoding DUF1501 domain-containing protein, with protein sequence MKRREFFKYTAPAAILPSFINGFSVKAFGASPLLSALQGAATDNDHVLVMIQMTGGNDGLNMVIPLDKYSGYVNARSNIAIAEGRVLPLVNVKKAGLHPSMTKLQSLYNEGKVCVVQSVGYPSPNFSHFRATDIWLTGSDANDVITTGWGGRYLQTEYPNYPVGFPNAEMPDPLAIQIGSIVSPAFQGPVTNTGMAITSTSSFYDLLEGKEDDVPNTKAGKELKYIRMIAKQSNKYADSIKLAAGKVTSQGPYSNTSISQQLKIVARLIAGGLKTRLYMVSIGGFDTHASQTNSGDTSTGAHANLLGNLSNAISEFMADLKGHKVSQRVIGMTFSEFGRRIKSNGSMGTDHGAAAPMILFGDYINPGVLGNTPDMPGQANVNDNVPMQYDFRSVYASLLEQWFCIKKAALDEVMMKDYQQLPLVNSLACSTVTNIPDVNQNAGKNLISNYPNPFVARTIISYETSGGHTLIQIFDTMGRLLATPLDKVMTAGKYTIDFDATILPTGIYYARFQNGMVQQVRSMMKVK encoded by the coding sequence ATGAAAAGAAGAGAATTTTTTAAATATACCGCGCCGGCAGCCATTCTGCCGTCGTTCATAAACGGGTTCTCCGTTAAAGCATTCGGCGCTTCGCCTTTACTGTCGGCCCTCCAGGGCGCTGCCACCGATAATGATCACGTACTGGTCATGATACAAATGACGGGTGGTAATGATGGTCTTAACATGGTTATTCCCCTGGACAAGTATTCCGGTTACGTGAACGCGCGCAGTAACATCGCGATCGCCGAAGGGCGCGTGCTGCCACTGGTAAACGTGAAGAAAGCGGGTTTACATCCCTCCATGACTAAATTACAATCGCTGTATAACGAAGGTAAAGTGTGTGTGGTACAAAGCGTTGGTTATCCTTCGCCTAACTTCTCTCACTTTCGCGCTACAGATATCTGGCTGACAGGTTCCGACGCCAATGACGTGATCACCACTGGTTGGGGCGGCCGTTACCTGCAAACAGAATATCCCAACTATCCAGTCGGTTTTCCAAATGCCGAAATGCCCGATCCGCTGGCCATCCAGATCGGCTCTATCGTGTCGCCAGCCTTCCAGGGGCCGGTAACCAATACGGGCATGGCGATTACGAGTACGAGCAGCTTTTACGATTTGCTGGAAGGTAAGGAGGATGATGTGCCGAATACCAAAGCCGGTAAGGAACTGAAGTACATTCGTATGATCGCGAAGCAGTCGAACAAATACGCCGACTCCATTAAACTGGCCGCAGGTAAAGTAACCAGCCAGGGACCTTACAGCAATACGTCTATTTCCCAGCAGCTGAAGATCGTAGCACGGTTGATCGCCGGCGGATTAAAAACCCGCCTGTACATGGTGAGCATTGGTGGTTTCGACACCCACGCCAGCCAGACCAACTCCGGCGATACATCTACTGGTGCACACGCCAACCTGCTCGGCAACCTGTCCAACGCCATCAGCGAGTTTATGGCCGACCTTAAAGGCCATAAAGTATCGCAACGGGTGATCGGTATGACCTTCTCCGAATTTGGCCGCCGTATCAAATCCAACGGCAGTATGGGTACCGACCATGGTGCCGCTGCGCCGATGATTTTGTTCGGTGATTATATCAATCCCGGTGTACTGGGTAATACGCCCGATATGCCTGGGCAGGCCAATGTGAACGATAACGTGCCGATGCAGTACGACTTCCGTTCGGTATACGCTTCGTTGCTGGAGCAGTGGTTCTGTATTAAGAAAGCCGCGCTCGACGAAGTAATGATGAAGGATTACCAGCAATTGCCGCTGGTAAACAGCCTGGCTTGCAGCACGGTGACCAACATCCCCGACGTAAACCAGAACGCCGGTAAAAACCTCATTTCCAACTATCCCAATCCATTTGTCGCCAGAACGATCATTTCCTACGAAACTTCCGGTGGGCATACATTGATCCAGATATTTGATACAATGGGCCGTTTGCTGGCCACGCCGCTGGATAAGGTGATGACAGCCGGCAAGTACACCATCGACTTCGATGCCACCATATTGCCTACCGGTATTTACTATGCCCGTTTCCAGAACGGAATGGTACAGCAGGTGAGGAGTATGATGAAGGTGAAGTAG
- a CDS encoding DUF1800 domain-containing protein, with amino-acid sequence MDRRSFLALAPSRNKKAPVKAARTLSGLAPYTGPWNTAQVVHLLKRAMFGAAVPDVNYFKGLGMDAAVDALLNFADTTPAPPINNYQNDEADPEIAAGASWVMSAPIADNDDLENARRQSFKAWWLGLMVNQPRSMREKMTLFWHNHFATEAVTIKDARYVYNHNTVLRQHALGNFKALTKAVTLEPGMLVYLNGYLNEKTAADENYARELLELFTCGKGEMSQYTEEDVRAAARVLTGYRINPTTITSFFDATKHDITNKEFSAFLFNRVISGRTGPDGTKELDELLNVIFQQEEVAKYLCRRFYRFFVYYEIDDATETNVITPLAQIFRTNNYEIKPLLSALFKSEHFYDPLNMSCLIKSPIDFSVGLCREFGVQFPSVTTDYMAAYGAWSIVQQAAANQQQNIGDPPLVSGWEAYFQEPQFHELWINTDTYPKRNMYSDQMITSGISRSGGTIVIDPMAFAEMLSAPEDPIQLRDESLSILHRMDVSAEVKEALRKILLSDQDMDYYWTTAWNAYMADKSNMMAREVVHGRLQSFYKYIMDLSEYQLS; translated from the coding sequence ATGGATCGCAGAAGTTTTTTGGCGCTCGCCCCATCCCGTAACAAAAAAGCACCTGTGAAAGCTGCGCGTACGCTTTCCGGTCTTGCTCCTTATACTGGTCCCTGGAACACTGCCCAGGTGGTCCATCTTCTTAAAAGAGCCATGTTCGGTGCCGCCGTTCCGGATGTCAACTATTTTAAAGGTTTAGGCATGGATGCCGCTGTAGATGCGCTGCTCAATTTTGCAGACACTACACCCGCTCCGCCGATCAATAATTACCAGAACGACGAGGCGGATCCCGAAATAGCCGCAGGTGCTAGCTGGGTGATGTCTGCGCCGATCGCCGATAATGACGACCTGGAAAATGCGCGTCGCCAATCTTTCAAAGCCTGGTGGCTGGGATTGATGGTAAACCAGCCCAGGAGCATGCGCGAAAAGATGACGCTCTTCTGGCACAATCACTTCGCTACCGAAGCGGTGACGATCAAGGATGCGCGTTACGTATACAACCACAACACCGTATTAAGGCAACACGCACTCGGTAACTTCAAAGCCCTCACGAAAGCGGTGACGCTGGAGCCGGGCATGCTGGTATATCTGAACGGCTACCTGAACGAAAAAACAGCGGCCGACGAAAACTATGCCCGCGAGTTGCTCGAGCTGTTTACCTGCGGTAAAGGGGAGATGTCGCAGTATACGGAGGAAGATGTGAGGGCGGCTGCACGCGTACTCACCGGCTACCGCATCAACCCGACTACGATTACTTCTTTCTTTGACGCCACGAAACACGACATCACCAATAAAGAATTTTCCGCCTTCCTGTTCAACCGCGTGATCTCCGGTCGTACGGGGCCCGATGGTACCAAGGAGCTGGACGAATTACTGAACGTGATCTTCCAGCAGGAAGAAGTGGCCAAGTACCTGTGCCGCCGGTTCTACCGCTTTTTCGTGTACTACGAAATCGACGACGCTACAGAAACAAACGTGATTACACCGCTGGCCCAAATATTCAGAACAAACAATTATGAAATAAAACCTTTACTCTCCGCACTTTTCAAAAGCGAACATTTTTACGACCCGTTAAACATGTCGTGCCTCATTAAAAGTCCGATCGACTTTTCAGTGGGCCTTTGCCGCGAGTTTGGCGTACAGTTCCCCTCCGTTACCACCGATTATATGGCGGCTTACGGTGCGTGGAGCATTGTACAACAGGCGGCGGCCAACCAGCAGCAGAACATTGGTGATCCGCCGCTGGTATCGGGTTGGGAAGCGTACTTCCAGGAGCCGCAGTTCCATGAGCTGTGGATCAATACGGATACGTATCCCAAACGTAATATGTACAGTGATCAGATGATTACCTCTGGTATCAGTCGTTCGGGCGGTACCATTGTCATTGATCCGATGGCCTTTGCAGAAATGCTGAGCGCTCCCGAAGATCCGATACAACTGCGGGATGAGTCGCTGAGTATTTTGCACCGGATGGACGTGTCTGCGGAAGTGAAAGAAGCACTGCGAAAGATACTGCTGTCGGACCAGGACATGGATTACTACTGGACAACCGCCTGGAATGCTTATATGGCCGACAAGTCGAACATGATGGCCCGCGAAGTGGTACATGGCCGCTTGCAGTCGTTCTATAAGTACATCATGGACCTGTCTGAATACCAATTATCCTGA
- a CDS encoding thiolase family protein — translation MQDAYIVAGYRTAVTKSKRGGFRFYRPDDLAVDVITGLLKSVPQLEPGRVDDLIVGNAVPEAEQGLQIGRLISVRALGIEVPGMTVNRYCASGLETIAIATAKIQSGMADCIIAGGTESMSLVPVAGWKTVPNYTVTSTTPDYYLSMGLTAEAVAREFNISREQQDEFSYRSHQRAIAAIQNGHFKEGILPINVEEIYLDEKGKKQARKYVVDTDEGPRADTSLEALAKLKPVFAAGGSVTAGNSSQTSDGAAFVIVMSGKMVKELGLEPIGRLVSCVSAGVHPRIMGIGPVAAVPKALERAGKTLNDIDLVELNEAFASQAVAVIRELNIDPEKVNINGGAIALGHPLGCTGAKLTIQQLGDLKRLGKKYGVVTACVGGGQGIAGVIERF, via the coding sequence ATGCAGGATGCATATATCGTAGCCGGTTACAGGACCGCGGTGACTAAGTCGAAACGCGGTGGTTTCCGGTTTTACCGTCCGGATGACCTGGCCGTTGATGTGATTACCGGTTTGCTGAAATCTGTACCGCAACTGGAGCCAGGCCGTGTAGATGATTTGATTGTTGGTAACGCCGTGCCGGAAGCAGAACAGGGGCTTCAAATTGGCCGCCTGATCTCTGTACGCGCACTTGGCATCGAAGTGCCAGGCATGACCGTTAACCGTTACTGCGCATCCGGCCTGGAAACGATCGCCATCGCTACGGCTAAGATCCAAAGCGGTATGGCAGATTGCATCATTGCCGGAGGTACCGAAAGCATGAGCCTTGTGCCGGTAGCTGGTTGGAAAACAGTGCCTAACTACACGGTAACCAGCACTACTCCCGATTATTACCTCAGCATGGGGCTTACTGCGGAAGCGGTAGCCCGTGAATTTAATATCTCCCGCGAGCAACAGGACGAGTTCTCGTACCGCTCGCACCAACGTGCGATTGCCGCTATACAGAACGGGCATTTCAAAGAGGGTATTCTTCCTATCAACGTGGAAGAAATTTACCTGGATGAAAAAGGCAAAAAGCAAGCCCGCAAATATGTAGTGGATACCGATGAAGGGCCACGCGCCGACACTTCTTTAGAGGCATTGGCCAAACTGAAACCGGTATTTGCTGCCGGTGGTTCTGTGACGGCGGGCAATTCATCCCAAACCTCCGACGGCGCTGCTTTCGTGATCGTCATGAGCGGTAAAATGGTGAAGGAGCTGGGATTGGAGCCGATTGGCCGACTGGTATCCTGCGTATCGGCAGGTGTACATCCGCGCATCATGGGGATTGGCCCGGTGGCGGCGGTGCCTAAAGCATTGGAACGTGCCGGTAAAACGCTCAACGACATCGACCTGGTAGAACTGAACGAGGCTTTCGCTTCGCAGGCCGTAGCCGTTATCCGCGAACTGAACATCGATCCGGAAAAGGTGAATATTAACGGTGGCGCCATCGCATTGGGGCACCCATTGGGTTGTACCGGCGCCAAACTTACCATCCAGCAACTGGGCGACCTGAAACGCCTGGGTAAAAAGTATGGCGTGGTAACTGCCTGTGTGGGCGGTGGCCAGGGCATTGCCGGGGTGATCGAACGGTTTTAA
- a CDS encoding DUF4249 domain-containing protein codes for MKKVLFSLIGLFVLAVTACEKKVDVDVPYAGDKIVVNTFMQADSPVYIRVTRSTRPGAVNFEELVAADVQLLEDGVAIPVTRQVINSVGYFVSARNVKYGSSYEVTAIHNGLEPIVAKDSLPLAPIAGNVAAFAGGSRLNFELQDRSDVVNYYRIRVYAAEEVNGAVVIKTALKVRFDASYNSDFMNVISPQYFETNVINDERFNGRKLTIFMQTEKAVPAGQQLILEITSLTPAAYNYLRSFDIQVTNSGNVLTDASKVYTNVMGGYGIVAGINSVRLPFKAN; via the coding sequence ATGAAAAAGGTATTATTTAGTTTGATAGGATTATTTGTACTGGCCGTCACCGCTTGCGAAAAGAAAGTGGATGTGGATGTGCCTTACGCCGGTGATAAAATTGTGGTAAACACTTTTATGCAGGCCGATAGCCCGGTGTATATTCGCGTAACGCGCAGCACGCGGCCCGGAGCGGTAAACTTCGAGGAACTGGTAGCTGCCGATGTGCAGTTGCTGGAAGATGGGGTAGCCATTCCCGTTACACGCCAGGTGATCAATAGCGTGGGCTATTTTGTATCAGCCAGAAACGTGAAATATGGCAGTAGCTACGAAGTAACCGCCATACATAATGGGCTGGAGCCCATCGTGGCGAAGGATTCGTTGCCACTGGCACCCATCGCCGGTAACGTGGCTGCCTTTGCTGGCGGCAGTCGGCTCAACTTCGAACTGCAGGACCGTAGCGATGTCGTGAACTACTACCGCATCCGTGTATATGCGGCGGAAGAAGTAAATGGCGCGGTGGTGATAAAGACCGCCTTAAAAGTACGATTCGATGCGTCCTACAACAGTGATTTCATGAACGTGATCAGCCCGCAATATTTTGAGACGAACGTTATTAACGACGAGCGGTTCAATGGTCGCAAACTCACCATCTTCATGCAAACGGAAAAAGCGGTACCGGCCGGTCAGCAACTTATACTGGAAATTACTTCCCTCACCCCGGCCGCTTACAACTACCTCAGAAGTTTTGATATACAGGTGACTAACAGCGGTAATGTGCTCACCGACGCCTCCAAAGTGTACACCAATGTTATGGGTGGTTACGGCATTGTGGCGGGTATAAACAGCGTGCGTTTACCGTTCAAAGCCAACTAG
- a CDS encoding TonB-dependent receptor — MLLLYFPLQSWAWNWRTRVSLSVKQQPLSEVCRQLGKTYGIQFSYSRDVVRMSQMVDVDVRNVSLKRLMELVFDENGVEYKRIGEQIVLTAKKKEQRTISGYAEDAITGEKLIGVTVYSPLLQVGTVSNQYGFYSLTTKRDTLTLIATYIGYEPVMISLKDKSSRQLKVQLKPSNTLKQVEVTESAPKLQDQTQMSRISIPLSQVKTMPKLLGEEDVLRTMMAMPGVSGGRDGVSGMNVRGGSPEQNLVLLDGTPVYNPSHLFGIYSVFHPDLVKNVELYKGAFPARYGGRLSSVTDVSLKDGDMHKYRWEASAGLLSGKFIVEGPIWKNKTSFVLTGRRSLADLYMQPFVEKNLDVGDNGEFGVMFYDANIKINHIFSPRDRLFISAYGGQDNMKLLTDKEYNDSFGDKSYQEMLNFRLGWGNQIYSLRWNHLYNPRLFSNLTASFSQYFFLTDYRYKYESFRVPEKDNLFGKYYSRTQNGSLKLDYDYRPHPNHVVRFGLQGAYHIFEPGITQFSSQENDVYDTAYNKEKPGGLELSMYAEDDWRISDSLHLNLGLHISAFMIFPEWYRSVQPRLGFRYMLPRNWAMKWTYTKMVQYIHLLSNNSTYLPTDLWVPVTDKVRPMISNQVALGLAKTSKDKQYELSLEAYYKTMQNVIEYEEQAGNFQSATKSWDEKVVIGQGSSYGFELLAQKKAGRTQATVGYTLSRSRRSFPNINNGKIFPYKYDHLHDLELMLSHRFEKNWELSANWMYMSGMPLTLASASYEPAPGSSPYDPPLLPGSGQVDYVGDRNTLRTMDQHRLDLSVSYNWQRKKFDYSMNMSVYNVYNRKNPFYYYYKYDENMGRRDLTQFTLLPVLPSLTFSIRAK, encoded by the coding sequence ATGCTTTTACTGTATTTTCCGTTGCAGTCGTGGGCCTGGAACTGGCGCACGCGTGTTTCCCTCTCTGTTAAACAACAACCTTTATCCGAAGTATGCCGTCAGTTAGGTAAAACCTATGGCATCCAGTTTTCGTACAGCCGCGACGTCGTGCGTATGTCGCAAATGGTGGATGTAGATGTGCGTAATGTATCGCTAAAACGCCTGATGGAACTGGTGTTCGACGAAAACGGCGTTGAATACAAACGCATTGGCGAACAGATCGTACTTACGGCTAAAAAGAAGGAACAACGAACGATCAGCGGTTACGCGGAAGATGCGATCACCGGCGAAAAGCTGATTGGCGTTACTGTGTATTCGCCGCTGTTACAGGTAGGCACTGTTTCCAACCAATATGGGTTTTACAGTCTGACCACGAAAAGAGATACGCTTACGCTGATCGCCACTTACATCGGTTACGAACCGGTGATGATCAGCCTGAAAGATAAATCGAGCCGGCAGCTGAAGGTGCAGCTTAAGCCTTCCAATACCTTAAAGCAGGTGGAGGTGACGGAATCGGCTCCGAAACTGCAGGACCAAACGCAGATGAGTCGCATCAGTATACCGCTATCGCAGGTGAAAACAATGCCGAAATTGTTAGGCGAAGAGGATGTGCTGCGAACGATGATGGCAATGCCCGGCGTGAGTGGCGGTCGCGATGGGGTGAGTGGCATGAACGTACGGGGTGGCAGTCCGGAACAAAACCTGGTATTACTGGATGGTACACCGGTGTATAATCCGTCGCACCTTTTTGGTATTTACTCTGTGTTTCACCCCGACCTGGTGAAGAACGTGGAGCTGTATAAAGGCGCTTTCCCGGCACGCTATGGCGGACGATTATCGTCCGTAACAGATGTCTCCCTCAAAGACGGCGATATGCATAAGTATCGCTGGGAGGCCTCTGCAGGCTTACTCTCGGGCAAGTTTATCGTAGAAGGGCCTATCTGGAAAAATAAAACGTCGTTCGTACTCACCGGTCGCCGTTCCCTGGCCGACCTGTACATGCAACCCTTCGTGGAAAAGAACCTCGACGTGGGCGATAACGGTGAGTTTGGTGTGATGTTTTATGATGCGAACATCAAGATTAACCACATCTTTTCGCCGCGCGATCGTTTGTTCATTAGCGCCTATGGCGGACAGGATAATATGAAATTGCTCACCGACAAGGAATATAACGATTCTTTTGGCGACAAGAGTTACCAGGAAATGCTGAATTTTAGGCTGGGATGGGGCAATCAGATCTACTCGCTGCGCTGGAATCACCTGTACAATCCGCGGTTGTTCTCGAACCTGACAGCCAGTTTTTCTCAATACTTTTTCCTCACCGATTACCGGTATAAATACGAATCGTTCCGCGTACCGGAAAAGGATAACCTGTTCGGTAAATACTACTCCCGCACCCAGAACGGATCGTTGAAGCTTGATTACGACTATCGTCCGCACCCGAACCACGTGGTGCGTTTCGGTTTGCAGGGCGCCTATCACATTTTTGAACCCGGCATCACCCAGTTCAGCAGCCAGGAGAACGATGTGTACGACACGGCGTATAATAAAGAAAAACCGGGCGGACTCGAACTGTCTATGTATGCCGAAGACGACTGGCGGATTTCCGATTCTTTGCACCTGAACCTGGGGTTACACATTTCCGCATTTATGATCTTCCCGGAATGGTATCGCTCCGTGCAGCCCCGGCTGGGCTTCCGGTACATGCTGCCGCGCAACTGGGCCATGAAGTGGACGTATACGAAGATGGTGCAGTACATTCATTTGTTGTCGAACAACAGTACTTATTTGCCGACAGATTTATGGGTGCCCGTAACCGACAAAGTGCGGCCCATGATATCGAACCAGGTGGCGCTTGGATTGGCGAAGACGAGTAAGGACAAACAGTACGAATTATCGCTGGAAGCCTATTACAAAACCATGCAGAACGTGATCGAGTACGAGGAGCAGGCAGGTAATTTTCAGTCGGCCACCAAGAGCTGGGATGAAAAAGTAGTCATAGGACAAGGCAGCAGTTATGGCTTTGAACTGCTGGCGCAAAAGAAGGCCGGTCGTACACAGGCAACAGTCGGCTACACCCTGTCGCGCTCGCGGCGTAGCTTTCCGAACATCAACAATGGTAAAATATTTCCTTACAAATACGATCACCTGCACGACCTGGAGCTGATGTTATCCCACCGTTTTGAAAAGAACTGGGAGCTGTCGGCCAACTGGATGTACATGTCTGGCATGCCGTTAACACTGGCTTCCGCGAGTTATGAGCCGGCACCGGGAAGTTCGCCTTACGATCCGCCATTGCTGCCGGGTAGCGGGCAGGTAGATTATGTGGGGGATAGGAATACATTACGCACGATGGACCAGCACCGGCTGGACCTTAGTGTGTCGTATAACTGGCAGCGTAAAAAGTTCGACTATTCGATGAACATGAGTGTGTACAATGTGTATAACCGCAAGAATCCGTTTTACTATTACTATAAGTATGACGAGAACATGGGCAGGCGCGATCTTACTCAGTTTACACTGCTGCCTGTATTACCAAGTTTAACATTTTCCATACGCGCTAAATAG